One window of the Lysobacter sp. S4-A87 genome contains the following:
- the sufT gene encoding putative Fe-S cluster assembly protein SufT — protein MYSRSSEPVRFERDCAVVMVPQGEQLTLPAGSIGYITQGLGGSYTVFVEGNLFRVAGRDADAIGKEPPEPLELPEGADDEAVEQLVWRQLRTCFDPEIPINVVDLGLVYEASIQPHPEQAGKRRVEVRMTLTAPACGMGDILVADVRDKLEMIPTVAEADVELVFDPPWNRNMMSEAARLETGMF, from the coding sequence ATGTATTCCCGCAGCAGCGAACCCGTCCGTTTCGAGCGCGATTGCGCCGTTGTCATGGTCCCCCAGGGAGAACAGCTGACGTTGCCCGCGGGCAGCATCGGCTATATCACCCAGGGCCTTGGCGGCAGCTACACCGTGTTCGTCGAAGGCAACCTGTTCCGCGTCGCGGGACGGGATGCCGACGCCATCGGCAAGGAACCGCCGGAGCCGTTGGAGTTGCCCGAGGGCGCCGACGACGAGGCCGTCGAGCAACTGGTGTGGCGCCAGCTGCGCACCTGCTTCGATCCGGAGATCCCGATCAACGTGGTCGACCTGGGCCTGGTCTACGAGGCCAGCATCCAGCCGCATCCCGAGCAGGCGGGCAAGCGCCGCGTCGAAGTGCGCATGACCCTGACCGCGCCCGCCTGCGGCATGGGCGACATCCTCGTCGCCGACGTGCGCGACAAGCTCGAGATGATCCCGACCGTGGCCGAGGCCGACGTCGAGCTCGTTTTCGACCCGCCGTGGAACCGCAACATGATGTCGGAAGCGGCCCGCCTCGAAACCGGGATGTTCTGA
- a CDS encoding S8 family peptidase — translation MPRAMPQCAVLRAWLRRYIAFSGVGPLVPGTCIACPGPATRGAFGNGAFTLSFHSICVMAGDVALHCGVDVPVLRSAECRLRGAGCLPAVRYKGIPKMSVDHSRSFRARCLCAALVIAVPVAIPVSAQDSRLNLSGMGASDRFDRFIVKYRDGSAAQVDSAALQRSLHAVSSVQGRGNAMALKHVHRIATGADVVSVNRKLDRVDAQSLMRQIASDPSVEYVEVDHLMLPAKRPKDSSYVSQWGLHGINGIDAARAWRRGDGRGTVVAVIDSGITRHSDLDGNVLPGYDFISRADVSNDGNGRDGDPSDPGDWVRAGQCGAGSPARDSSWHGTHVAGTIAAVTNNGKGVAGVAPAARIVPVRVLGTCGGFESDIADAIVWASGGDVPGVPANANPAEVINLSLQRPGQCSATFQGAINFAVSRGTTLVVAAGNGSTDVSGQRLASCDNVIVVAATNRLGRRTRSSNHGSKVDIAAPGIGILSTTNGGETKPQREDYGSADGTSVAAPHVAGVVALIQSAVATPKSPAQVEALIKHTASRAKSRPAEPIGAGIVNAKSAVDAAVR, via the coding sequence ATGCCGCGCGCGATGCCGCAGTGCGCAGTGTTGCGCGCTTGGCTGCGCCGCTACATTGCATTCAGCGGAGTGGGGCCGCTCGTTCCCGGTACATGCATCGCGTGTCCGGGACCGGCCACCCGCGGGGCCTTCGGAAACGGGGCATTCACCCTTTCCTTCCATTCGATCTGCGTGATGGCCGGCGATGTCGCACTCCACTGTGGCGTCGACGTTCCTGTGTTGCGTTCAGCCGAATGCCGCCTGCGTGGGGCCGGCTGTCTTCCCGCAGTTCGATACAAGGGGATTCCCAAAATGTCAGTAGATCACTCACGTTCGTTCCGTGCCCGCTGCCTGTGCGCGGCACTGGTGATTGCCGTGCCGGTCGCCATTCCGGTATCGGCACAGGATTCGCGGCTGAATCTGTCCGGCATGGGCGCCAGCGACCGCTTCGACCGCTTCATCGTCAAGTACCGCGACGGCAGCGCCGCCCAGGTCGATTCCGCCGCACTGCAGCGGTCGCTCCACGCCGTATCGTCCGTGCAGGGGCGAGGCAACGCCATGGCCTTGAAACACGTTCACCGGATTGCCACGGGCGCAGATGTGGTCAGCGTCAACCGCAAGCTCGACCGGGTCGATGCGCAGTCGCTGATGCGCCAGATCGCCAGCGATCCGAGCGTGGAGTACGTCGAGGTCGATCACCTCATGTTGCCGGCCAAGCGGCCCAAGGATTCCAGTTACGTATCCCAGTGGGGGCTGCATGGAATCAATGGCATCGATGCCGCCAGGGCCTGGAGGCGCGGCGATGGTCGCGGCACCGTAGTGGCGGTGATCGATTCCGGCATCACGAGGCACAGTGATCTCGATGGGAACGTGCTGCCAGGGTACGACTTCATCAGCCGCGCCGACGTTTCCAACGATGGCAACGGACGCGACGGCGATCCCTCTGATCCGGGTGACTGGGTCAGGGCAGGGCAATGCGGAGCTGGGAGTCCTGCGAGGGACTCAAGCTGGCACGGCACGCATGTGGCTGGCACCATTGCGGCGGTCACCAACAATGGCAAGGGAGTAGCCGGTGTCGCCCCCGCTGCCAGGATCGTGCCAGTACGCGTGCTGGGCACCTGCGGTGGCTTTGAATCCGACATCGCAGACGCGATCGTCTGGGCGTCGGGAGGAGACGTCCCCGGAGTTCCGGCCAACGCCAATCCGGCCGAAGTGATCAACCTGAGCCTCCAGCGTCCCGGGCAGTGCAGCGCGACCTTCCAAGGCGCGATCAACTTCGCGGTCAGCCGCGGGACGACGTTGGTCGTTGCCGCCGGCAACGGTTCGACGGACGTCTCCGGCCAGCGGCTGGCAAGCTGCGACAACGTGATTGTCGTGGCGGCGACCAACCGGTTGGGCCGACGCACGCGTTCGTCCAACCATGGATCGAAGGTCGACATCGCGGCGCCCGGCATTGGCATTCTGTCGACGACCAACGGCGGCGAAACGAAGCCCCAAAGAGAAGACTATGGCAGCGCGGACGGCACCTCGGTGGCCGCACCGCACGTTGCCGGCGTCGTGGCGCTCATCCAGTCGGCGGTGGCCACGCCCAAGTCGCCTGCGCAGGTCGAGGCATTGATCAAACACACCGCGTCACGTGCCAAGTCACGACCGGCTGAGCCCATCGGAGCTGGCATCGTCAATGCGAAATCGGCAGTGGATGCAGCGGTCCGGTAG
- a CDS encoding S8 family peptidase, whose protein sequence is MNSGDRYDRFIVKYRDDSAAHSSPAALQRSLQAMATPRGRGNAMALKRLHRIATGADVVSVDRGLDRVEAESLMRQFAADPGVEYVEVDHIVRPALTPNDPRYRRQWSYWGNNGIDADEAWDLSDGSGTVVAVLDTGITRHSDLDENVRPGYDFISSTRSSNDGDGRDGDPSDPGDWERAGQCGEGRPARASSWHGTHVAGTIAAVTNNGKGVAGVAHSGWIVPVRVLGTCGGHVSDVADAIIWASGGAVAGVPENPYPAEVLNLSLSHRASCGRTYQRAIDSAVSRGTTIVVAAGNESADVAGSSPASCDNVIAVAATTRPGRRAGFSNYGGKVDVAAPGSHILSTLNSGSTRPETEIYGTRSGTSMAAPHVTGVVAIIQSVAGTPKTPAQVEALVKSTAKATRARPSRPIGAGIVNAKAALDATIAPLPPVPVD, encoded by the coding sequence ATGAATTCCGGTGATCGCTACGATCGCTTCATCGTCAAATATCGCGACGACAGCGCCGCCCATTCCAGTCCCGCGGCGCTGCAACGGTCGCTTCAGGCAATGGCGACGCCGCGCGGGCGTGGCAACGCCATGGCACTCAAGCGCCTGCACCGCATCGCCACTGGCGCCGATGTGGTGAGCGTCGACCGCGGCCTCGACCGCGTCGAAGCCGAATCGCTGATGCGCCAGTTCGCCGCCGATCCCGGTGTCGAATACGTCGAGGTCGACCACATCGTCCGGCCGGCGCTGACCCCGAATGATCCGCGATATCGGCGCCAATGGTCCTACTGGGGCAACAACGGCATCGACGCCGATGAGGCCTGGGACCTCAGCGACGGCTCCGGAACGGTGGTCGCGGTGCTCGATACCGGCATCACGCGGCACAGCGATCTCGACGAGAACGTCCGCCCCGGCTACGACTTCATCAGCAGCACCCGGTCCTCCAACGATGGCGATGGACGCGACGGCGATCCGTCCGACCCCGGCGACTGGGAACGGGCCGGGCAGTGCGGCGAGGGGCGTCCCGCGCGGGCATCCAGTTGGCACGGCACACACGTCGCCGGCACGATCGCTGCGGTCACCAACAATGGCAAGGGTGTCGCCGGGGTCGCGCATTCCGGCTGGATCGTGCCGGTGCGCGTTCTGGGTACGTGCGGCGGTCACGTTTCGGACGTTGCCGACGCGATCATCTGGGCCTCCGGCGGGGCTGTCGCCGGCGTCCCGGAAAACCCCTATCCGGCCGAAGTACTCAACCTCAGCCTGAGCCATCGCGCGAGCTGCGGCCGTACCTACCAGCGTGCAATCGACAGCGCGGTCAGTCGCGGCACGACGATAGTGGTTGCGGCAGGCAATGAATCGGCTGACGTTGCGGGATCATCGCCGGCCAGTTGCGACAACGTGATCGCGGTGGCGGCAACCACGCGGCCTGGCAGGCGGGCAGGTTTCTCCAACTACGGAGGGAAGGTCGACGTGGCCGCACCGGGTTCGCACATTCTTTCGACGCTCAACAGCGGCAGTACCCGGCCCGAAACCGAGATCTACGGCACGCGCAGCGGCACTTCGATGGCAGCGCCACACGTCACCGGCGTTGTTGCGATCATCCAGTCGGTCGCTGGTACGCCGAAGACGCCGGCGCAGGTGGAAGCGCTGGTCAAGTCCACGGCAAAGGCCACCCGGGCCAGGCCGTCACGGCCGATTGGTGCCGGCATCGTCAATGCCAAGGCGGCGCTGGATGCGACCATCGCGCCATTGCCGCCGGTTCCGGTGGACTAG
- a CDS encoding asparaginase domain-containing protein has product MDQLCIVTTGGTIDKIYFDDKSDYQIGEPQIGGILRELGVAFQFNVIPILRKDSLHITAEDRQLIRATIAAQPARHVLITHGTDTMVETAKVLSSLGDKVIVLTGALSPARFRGSDAEFNVGCAVGAVQSLPPGVYIAMNGRIWDPTRVRKNVAANRFEAD; this is encoded by the coding sequence ATGGATCAGCTCTGCATCGTCACCACCGGCGGCACGATCGACAAGATCTACTTCGACGACAAGTCGGACTACCAGATCGGCGAGCCGCAGATCGGCGGGATCCTGCGCGAGCTGGGCGTCGCCTTCCAGTTCAACGTGATCCCGATCCTGCGCAAGGACTCGCTGCACATCACCGCCGAGGACCGCCAGCTGATCCGGGCGACCATCGCCGCACAACCGGCGCGCCACGTGCTGATCACCCACGGCACCGACACGATGGTGGAGACCGCCAAGGTGCTGTCGAGCCTGGGCGACAAAGTAATCGTGCTGACGGGTGCGCTGAGCCCGGCCCGTTTCCGCGGTTCCGATGCCGAGTTCAACGTCGGCTGCGCGGTCGGCGCGGTGCAGTCGCTGCCGCCGGGCGTCTACATCGCCATGAACGGACGCATCTGGGATCCGACCAGGGTCCGCAAGAACGTCGCGGCCAACCGCTTCGAAGCGGACTGA
- a CDS encoding DUF2069 domain-containing protein has product MSARWVLIVALLALASVFVAWFAPQPSPWVALAVFALPPVLLAVAALRGNRKASFWAGVFALGWFSHGVMVAYSRPGERAHATAEIVLALVVVFAGNLPGLRARFARKR; this is encoded by the coding sequence ATGAGCGCGCGCTGGGTATTGATCGTGGCGCTGCTGGCGCTGGCGTCGGTGTTCGTGGCCTGGTTCGCGCCGCAGCCATCGCCCTGGGTCGCCCTGGCCGTGTTCGCGCTGCCGCCGGTGCTGCTGGCAGTCGCGGCGCTGCGCGGCAACCGCAAGGCGTCCTTCTGGGCCGGGGTGTTCGCGCTGGGCTGGTTCAGCCATGGCGTGATGGTGGCGTACTCCCGCCCCGGCGAACGCGCCCATGCCACGGCCGAGATCGTGCTGGCACTGGTGGTCGTCTTCGCCGGCAATCTGCCCGGGCTGCGGGCGCGGTTCGCGCGCAAGCGTTGA
- the wrbA gene encoding NAD(P)H:quinone oxidoreductase: MTEILVLYYSRGGSVARLARQIARGIGEVEGVGARIRTVPPVAAVTQTAAPPVPDDGAPYVEARDLVECAGIALGSPTRFGNMAAPVKHWLDGLGAEWASGTLVDKPAAVFTSTATMHGGQESTLLTMMVPLLHHGCVLMGIPYTEPALTSTRSGGTPYGASHVAGSGDDPQPSDEEAQLARALGRRLAMLVAKVAA, from the coding sequence ATGACCGAGATCCTGGTGCTCTATTACAGCCGTGGCGGCTCAGTGGCGCGCCTGGCGCGGCAGATCGCGCGCGGCATCGGCGAGGTCGAAGGCGTCGGCGCGCGCATCCGCACCGTGCCGCCGGTGGCGGCGGTGACGCAGACCGCGGCGCCGCCGGTGCCGGACGATGGCGCCCCCTACGTCGAGGCCCGCGACCTGGTCGAGTGCGCGGGCATCGCACTGGGCAGCCCCACCCGCTTCGGCAACATGGCCGCACCGGTCAAGCATTGGCTCGATGGGCTCGGCGCCGAATGGGCCAGTGGCACGCTGGTCGACAAGCCCGCGGCGGTGTTCACCTCCACCGCGACGATGCACGGCGGCCAGGAATCGACCCTGCTGACGATGATGGTGCCGCTGCTGCACCACGGCTGCGTGCTGATGGGCATTCCGTACACCGAACCGGCACTGACCAGCACGCGCAGCGGCGGCACGCCGTACGGCGCCAGCCACGTCGCCGGCAGTGGCGACGACCCGCAACCCAGCGACGAGGAAGCGCAGCTCGCACGCGCCCTCGGCCGTCGCCTGGCGATGCTGGTCGCGAAGGTGGCCGCATGA
- a CDS encoding YihY family inner membrane protein: MEPLNTLNRWSERARDRARAGTFFRFLAKRFLDDNLFQAAGALSYTTVFALVPLSMVVFGVLSAFPVFGEWSDRLSDYIFSNFVPSAARSVESYLKQFSANAGQLTAAGVIALVVSLLITLNGVEATFNRIWRVKTGRPKVGRFLVYWTVLTLGALMAAASLAISARFFAMSVFETEAGHLLQKMLLRLAPIAIELLAFAAIYRVVPHRTIQWRHAIAGAMLATFLFESVKWGIGLYLGNFGSYSKIYGTLAFVPIFLLWIYLSWIAILLGASLASSMSAFRYQPASMRLPLGHEIYGLLRLLGRFNEARRKGNGLHIDDIEQLEPMLTDALVQQMLAQLDEINVVRRAENGEWLLTRDLDELTLAELYEACNLRIPIAEAVLPCRDDALGRSAIAVLDELRIPLRELLKRRASTIHSEEV; encoded by the coding sequence ATGGAGCCGCTGAACACCTTGAACCGCTGGAGCGAGCGAGCGCGTGACCGCGCACGTGCGGGCACCTTCTTCCGATTCCTCGCCAAACGCTTCCTCGACGACAACCTGTTCCAGGCCGCCGGCGCGCTGTCGTACACGACGGTGTTCGCGCTGGTGCCGCTGTCGATGGTGGTGTTCGGCGTGTTGTCGGCGTTCCCCGTCTTCGGGGAATGGAGCGATCGCCTCAGCGATTACATCTTCTCCAACTTCGTCCCCAGTGCCGCCCGCTCGGTCGAGTCCTACCTCAAGCAGTTCTCGGCCAATGCCGGCCAGCTCACCGCGGCCGGCGTGATCGCCCTGGTGGTGTCGCTGCTGATCACCCTCAATGGGGTGGAGGCGACCTTCAACCGGATCTGGCGGGTCAAGACCGGGCGGCCGAAGGTCGGACGCTTCCTCGTCTACTGGACCGTGCTGACCCTGGGCGCGCTGATGGCCGCGGCGAGCCTGGCGATCTCGGCGCGATTCTTCGCCATGTCCGTCTTCGAGACCGAGGCCGGGCACCTCCTGCAGAAGATGCTGCTGCGCCTGGCGCCGATCGCGATCGAGCTGCTGGCCTTCGCCGCGATCTACCGCGTGGTGCCGCACCGCACGATCCAGTGGCGTCACGCCATTGCCGGCGCGATGCTGGCGACGTTCCTGTTCGAGTCGGTGAAGTGGGGCATCGGCCTGTACCTGGGCAACTTCGGTTCGTATTCGAAGATCTATGGCACGCTCGCCTTCGTCCCGATCTTCCTGCTGTGGATCTACCTGAGCTGGATAGCGATCCTGCTCGGCGCGTCGCTGGCCTCGTCGATGTCGGCGTTCCGCTACCAGCCGGCGAGCATGCGCCTGCCGCTGGGCCATGAGATCTACGGCCTGCTTCGCCTGTTGGGCCGCTTCAACGAGGCGCGCAGGAAGGGCAACGGCCTGCACATCGACGACATCGAACAGCTCGAGCCGATGCTGACCGATGCGCTGGTCCAGCAAATGCTCGCCCAGCTCGACGAGATCAACGTCGTGCGGCGCGCCGAAAATGGCGAATGGCTGCTGACCCGCGACCTGGACGAGCTGACCCTGGCCGAGCTGTACGAGGCGTGCAACCTGCGCATCCCGATCGCCGAAGCGGTGCTGCCGTGCCGCGACGATGCGCTGGGCCGCTCCGCCATTGCCGTTCTCGATGAACTTCGCATTCCATTGCGCGAGCTGCTCAAGCGCCGCGCGTCCACCATCCATTCCGAAGAGGTCTAG
- a CDS encoding TlpA disulfide reductase family protein, whose amino-acid sequence MSSRLLSLHVSTRAKACAATVLAMLLLAGCQKPAPAPEAQAPAKPGAPAAPAAPAAPATPAAPSDTPELKITTVDGKPYDLAEHRGKWVVVNFWATWCKPCLKEMPELSALDAMREHVEVLGLAYEEIAPADMRAFLIKHPVSYPVAIVDTFNPPAAFETPRGLPMTFLIGPDGKVADKFLGPVTAHDIEAAIAKAGGPQAQPAAAATKS is encoded by the coding sequence ATGTCGAGCCGCCTGCTCTCCCTGCATGTCTCCACCCGTGCCAAGGCGTGCGCCGCCACGGTCCTGGCCATGCTGCTGCTCGCCGGCTGCCAGAAGCCGGCGCCCGCGCCGGAAGCGCAGGCACCTGCGAAGCCCGGGGCGCCGGCCGCACCTGCTGCTCCGGCGGCTCCGGCCACGCCGGCGGCTCCCTCCGACACGCCCGAGCTGAAGATCACCACGGTCGATGGCAAGCCGTACGACCTCGCCGAACATCGGGGCAAGTGGGTCGTGGTGAACTTCTGGGCGACGTGGTGCAAGCCCTGCCTGAAGGAAATGCCGGAGCTGTCGGCGCTCGACGCGATGCGTGAGCACGTCGAAGTGCTGGGCCTGGCCTATGAAGAAATCGCGCCGGCCGACATGCGCGCCTTCCTGATCAAGCACCCGGTGTCGTACCCGGTCGCGATCGTCGACACCTTCAATCCGCCGGCGGCCTTCGAGACCCCGCGCGGCTTGCCGATGACCTTCCTGATCGGCCCCGACGGCAAGGTTGCCGACAAGTTCCTCGGCCCGGTCACCGCGCACGACATCGAGGCGGCGATTGCCAAGGCCGGCGGCCCGCAGGCGCAGCCTGCCGCCGCTGCGACGAAGTCATGA
- a CDS encoding acylphosphatase → MSAARFIVSGRVQGVFFRASTRDQALALGLRGFARNLPDGRVEVLAAGDDVALDRLAAWLRQGPAMAQVDDLERLAALDNEAGETFVIS, encoded by the coding sequence ATGAGCGCGGCGCGCTTCATCGTCAGTGGTCGCGTGCAGGGCGTGTTCTTCCGCGCTTCGACCCGCGACCAGGCACTGGCGCTGGGCTTGCGCGGATTCGCCCGGAACCTGCCGGACGGCCGTGTCGAAGTGCTCGCGGCCGGTGACGACGTGGCACTCGACCGGCTCGCCGCGTGGCTGCGGCAAGGCCCGGCCATGGCGCAGGTGGACGACCTCGAGCGCCTGGCAGCGCTGGACAACGAAGCCGGCGAAACCTTCGTGATCTCGTAG
- the ppk2 gene encoding polyphosphate kinase 2, translated as MAGLKRKEYEALLEPLQIELANMARWLKHNGRRLVVLFEGRDTAGKGGAISAISEHLNPRQCQVVALPKPTERESAQWYFQRYVPYLPSAGEIALFDRSWYNRAGVEQVMGFAEDAQVKAFLRQTPTFEKLLVDDGVLLFKYWLCCDQDEQEQRFLERLDDPLKRWKLSPIDFEARKRYDAYTQAREAMLKATHTRHAPWTLVDFNDQKRGRLTLIRDLLDRLPDTHVGEEPIVFEPLAGKAKKERYGVIKPIRTIKG; from the coding sequence ATGGCCGGCCTCAAGCGCAAGGAATACGAAGCCCTGCTCGAACCGCTGCAGATCGAGCTGGCGAACATGGCGCGCTGGCTCAAGCACAACGGCCGTCGCCTGGTCGTGCTGTTTGAAGGTCGCGACACCGCCGGCAAGGGCGGCGCGATCAGCGCCATCTCCGAGCACCTCAACCCGCGGCAATGCCAGGTGGTCGCGCTGCCGAAACCGACCGAACGCGAAAGCGCGCAGTGGTACTTCCAGCGCTATGTGCCTTACCTGCCCTCCGCAGGCGAGATCGCCCTGTTCGATCGCAGCTGGTACAACCGCGCCGGCGTCGAACAGGTGATGGGGTTCGCCGAGGATGCGCAGGTCAAGGCCTTCCTGCGGCAGACGCCGACCTTCGAAAAGCTGCTGGTCGACGACGGCGTCCTGCTGTTCAAGTACTGGCTGTGCTGCGACCAGGACGAACAGGAACAGCGCTTCCTCGAGCGGCTCGACGATCCGCTCAAGCGCTGGAAGCTGTCGCCGATCGACTTCGAGGCGCGCAAGCGCTATGACGCCTACACGCAGGCGCGCGAGGCCATGCTCAAGGCCACCCACACCCGGCATGCTCCCTGGACGCTGGTCGACTTCAACGACCAGAAGCGGGGGCGGCTGACCCTGATCCGCGACCTGCTCGACCGGCTGCCCGACACGCATGTCGGTGAGGAGCCGATCGTGTTCGAGCCGTTGGCGGGGAAGGCGAAGAAGGAACGGTACGGGGTGATCAAGCCGATCCGGACGATCAAGGGCTAG